DNA from Saccharomyces cerevisiae S288C chromosome V, complete sequence:
TGTTATAGCCTCCTCTGGAAGAATTTATGccagatgaagaaaaaaacttctcGAAGTTCCCAGATGCCCAAATGAGGGCTTTCCATCCCTGTTAGCTGGAAAAGTGTAAGTATATCTATATAAAAAGTCGGCCTACTTTTGCCAGGTTCGTCTTTCACTTGCACTCTCTTGATCTTACTTTCTACTCAAAAAGAATCCAATacacaaaaataaaatcagtACTATTACTAATAATGTTGTCTAACGCTAAGCTCCTTCTATCATTGGCCATGGCCTCTACGGCTCTCGGATTGGTATCTAATTCTAGTTCCTCTGTAATCGTGGTACCATCAAGCGATGCTACTATTGCCGGTAACGATACAGCCACGCCAGCACCAGAGCCATCATCCGCCGCTCCAATATTCTACAACTCGACTGCTACTGCAACACAGTACGAAGTTGTCAGTGAATTCACTACTTACTGCCCAGAACCAACGACTTTCGTAACGAATGGCGCTACATTCACTGTTACTGCCCCAACTACGTTAACAATTACCAACTGTCCTTGCACTATCGAGAAGCCTACTTCAGAAACATCGGTTTCTTCTACACATGATGTGGAGACAAATTCTAATGCTGCTAACGCAAGAGCAATCCCAGGAGCCCTAGGTTTGGCTGGTGCAGTTATGATGCTTTTATGATCGAATAGTCTTTAACTAGAGACTTATTTTAAACAGGACATGTGTTTTTTACTAATATTGTATTCTTCGATGTAGTCGTTAtagttctttttcttcaaatcatttaaataaagaaactattttttctttttgtgTGTAGAATAATAAATGTAATTCTagttcttcctttttttttttggctttttCACAGCTCATCTTTTTTACCCATTTGGTCATGATTATGTTGTTTGCCGTTGTGCAATAGGGAGTTTGTAAATCCTGAGATAAAGTATGGTGCTTCGAGGTTAGCACTTAATTGGCGTAAGCTGCTTAATGACAAAACCCTCCTTGGGCTTGGCGTATACGAAATATGCTCCTGCGAAGCGCAGTGGCAATATTGAGCACTATGTTAACGATAACGTGTTGGACTCATCGTCTGTGCACATATGATTGAAATCGGGAATCCTCTGCTTTTTTTAGGTAAAATCAAACTTTGGCTAAATTTGGATGATTACTTAAAGTAAGAAATGAATCTTAAGAGATGTATGAGTTTTGTGATAATTGTTGTGATTCCATTGTTGCCAAAGGCcataatattttgaaattcacATTCCTTCTACAAGGTATTTGTTTCTTAAATGTTCATCTCCAAGAAATAATTGGTTTCGTGGTCTAGTCGGTTATGGCATCTGCTTAACACGCAGAACGTCCCCAGTTCGATCCTGGGCGaaatcattttttaaatatgcCAAGCATAAAGTGTAACTCTGTTTCTCTGTCTGtctctatttcttttttaaaatcgTGCTCACTATCGTATTGTATTGTATTGTATTGTATTATTGctatattattttttatgtattttGTCTATAATACCACCCCCCGTCttaatttctcttttgatACATTAAAATATAGGCAGTCCTCGAATCAGAAGCTTCTTCGCCACCTTTCAAAACGTCATCGTCCTCTAGTTCGGTAATATTTACATCATCTATTCTATACCATTTGTTGTGCTCGCTATGATAAACATCCGCTGTGTAATGACCGCCATCGGAACTTACCCCATGATGGTATATAACTCCGGTTAGCTTATATCTTCTATCATCAATCCCTGAGGTGttgtttttcaatgttATGGAAGACATTGATTCTTCAGGTATGATTAACTCGTGACcatatttaatttttttcctgatCTTCTCAATACGTCCATTGTACGCGTTATAGTTCGTCATTGCGTTGTCTTTGTTCACATTATTTATGAATGAGAATCTTTTGAATTGGATTAAAAGAACTTGCGGcaatttatcaataaaaGTCTGCTTCTTGGCCTCGACATCATTCCCTGACGAGGACTTAAAGGGTAGCAATTCGTATTCactaaattttttgaatgcaGTTTCTAGATCATTCACACCAGCATCTGAAATGTCCAATTGAATTGTTTGGAACGGATCGAGTGTAATCGATTGAGATTCCTTATTGTTCGGTATATCTAACACAGATCTGAACTGGCCACCGAAAAGTTTGGAGATTGGTGATGGAACAATCTCGACAGTCCTCTTGGCAGCGGTCTTAGTTTTCTTGCCTCTTTTGCTAGATCCGCTCACTTCATGCCAACCATTTTCTTCGGTAGAGTCATCATTGATCACGCCATATTTTTCTATCAACTCCTTCAGTCTAGGACTAGCATTTTTGATAAACTCTGCTTTTCCATAACGTGACAAATTTCtaataaagaaaactttcaaTTGTTCATCATTAATACTTTGCAgcatattttgaatttcattaTCGGTTAAGCCATCAATTGCAGAAATTAATTCCTCGTGTAATTGGTCCAATAAGTGggtcaaaaattcttctgCGTCTTCCTGATGGCCCCATTGCAAGTCTTTGAACTTCGGTATAGTAGACaaagttttgtaaaattcGTCAGGTTTGACAGCATCGGCAGTGGCGCAGTGTTGGAAACTCTtggattttgatgatttttttgcatcACTTTCCGTGGTTTTTTCAGCATCATCAGCATTCTCtaggaattttttctcataGGTTTCCTTATCGAATTGCTTATACATAGTCAAACAAGCATCTAATAATTTACAGGATGATGTGCCGACTCTTGAATTGGTATTCCGTGTACTGAGAACGTTAATTACATCAATAAATGGCTTACAGTAGAGTAACACTTGTAACACAGAACTCATAAAACAAATGTTGGCTCTGTTAATTATGCCTCTTGGAATAATGGAATGGACTggtattttgttttcaacaTCTTTATTCCGTAAAACGTAACTAATGAAATCGGGATCAAAACACATTCTTAACGCAATCGAACCCAGTGGCTCAATACCCTTTGTAGAAGGTGGAACGTATTTTTTATCCTTTTTCTGAGGCTGCTTGGACAACAGGGGAGAGCTGGATTTACCTATAGTCGCCGCAGCCATGTTTGTTGATGAAACGCCTGCGGTCGTACCAGAAATTGGTGTTTTAGTGACCATCGATCCGGAGACTGTTTTGTTACTAGCTTGTCTACTTTTAATCGCATCTGATGCTATGGCGGACCAGGATTTTGCTGCTGGAGGAGATGGTGAAGGTGAAGATGTCTTGGAagtattttcttcaacagaTTCCTCTGGTTCCTTCTTATCCACTACAGGTAAAACAGTAGCTTGAGGTTCCTGTATAACTTTTTCGTTACGGTCTTGCTTAGCATCCTCTTTCTTTACttcagttttctttttaagCTCGTGCGCATCTTTGCTCGCATGTGGTTTTTTATCATGagcatcttcttcttccccATGTGTTTCTGTCTTTACTTCCTCATTATGCTTTGGTATACTATGGCTTTTTGTGTGATGATGGGCAGAGCTCTTTTCTACAGATGAGTTCTCTAAGCTTTCAGAGTTTAGGTTCAAAGCCTTCATGTTTAATTCGTACCTTTGGACACTTGCCGCAGCAAATTCTGCTTCCGTAGTGTTTATGAACAGTGGCAATTGAATCAAgtttgatgaattttccTTGAGATTCTTTAATTTAGTGACATCAAACTTGTATAAATCATACTGTGAAGAAGAGTTGTAGGAAGAGTACGATGGTGAAGTAGCCGAAGAACCGTTGCCGTTGGAAGAGTTGGTCTGTTTTTTCATGCCCGCATTGCTGCCACTGTTTGGAGAGGCCATCATGGGGATATGATTGTTAGAGTAATTGTGATGGTAGGTGTGGGATTTGTTGTAGCTCATGCCGCTACCGCTAGAGTTGGCGCCTTGATTACCGCTGCTTCCATTGTTATTGGTAATGCCATTAGAGTGCCACTTCTTCTTGTTaatgttgttgttattggTAGTGCTTCCGCCGTTAATATTGTTTTGCGGAGGCAAGTGATGTGGGCTGCCACTTTGATGGTAGATTGGCTGGTTTTGGTTGACCATATTAAACGAATAGGCAGGTATTTGTGTGGGGTATAGATATGGGGCCTGAGTGTAGCCGTACATCTGCAAAGGCGCTTGATAAATAGGAATCTGCATATTGGTTGGCGTAGGTGGTGGTGGAGAAGAGGTTTTCGGGTACATCGAGTACGACTCTTCTTTGTTAGCGTCTTGCatgttcattttttttaatgatgatgGAAAGGAAAGCGGTACCTGGATGATGGTAGCAGACGAGTCTGACTTACTATTAAAATGACTTTCTTCTCTAGAAACACTTCTCTTCCCTTTCGCTTTTTCGCTGCTTGTTTGTTTTATCacattatatttttttccttctttttctttttcttccttgcCTTTGCCCGTAGAAAAATTACCCTCTTATTACCGTTCACCTATATACGTATTCCTTCTACATAGTTATGTTATTGGTGATCGCATGAGATTTGCAAACAGCACCAAACAGCTCAATGCCCCTGTCGATATCATCAACTTCTAAGAAACTAATAGAAAGCCTAAAGCATGACTGACCCCAGTTTTTCTCATCGCCGATGACCTCGAAATTGGAGCCGTCGGCAAGGATGACATTAAATTTCTTGGCAAGAATAGTGGATATCTCCATGGCATTGTACGCTGGTGGGAGAGTGATCCAAGTAAAATAGCCGCCCTTCAATGGCATAATCTCGGTTCCTAGGGGCATGTATTTCTTAAGCGCCGAGGTCAAGACAGTGGCCCTCTCGGAGTATACGGATCTCAGATGTGCAATGCATCTCTGGGCGGCACCACTACGCAGCATCTCACCCACGATCATGGAGTTCAGTTGTGAGGGAGTTCCGCCAGAGACGTTTGCACCACCTTTAGATAGCTGTCTGGCGAGATTCGCGTTGATTGACTCATGGTATCCAAATCTGAGCCCAGGGGCGATCAGCTTGGAGAAAGTTGCGTTGGACACTGTATTCCCGAACGAGTCCTCACCGGAGGGCGCTGTACTTCTGTCTATGTGCACCATCCTTAGGGGCGGAGAGGGCAGCTCATCTGAGGGCGTCGTGTAATCTAGAATATCGTACACGTCATCAGTGATTATCAGCATGTCGTACTTCCGAGCGATGTCGATAAGTCTGCGTCTGGTCTCAAGCGAGTATGTGTTTCCCGATGGGTTTGCAAACGTCGGGATGCAGTACATAACGTACCTGTAGACCTTCTTGGTCAACTTTGGCCCCTGAATCATCTCTGTGGTACTATGGGGCTGCGGCTCCGCCTCGTGCTGCTCAAGGGCAGAAATCAACGACTCGAAATCAATCGAGTCGTGGCCCTGCTCGTTGATGGCGGTCATTTTCCCCTTGAATCCCGCATCTGTGAAGCAATTGTTGATCAAGAAATATGTTGGCGTGATGATGAACGCCTGCCTGGTATACCCGTTATGTGGCAAGGTTGTTTGCAGAAGGATGTTCAGCATGCCATACGAAGCGCCGCTATTCAGATTCAAATAGTCTGCCCGTGTCCTGCTCCGAGCCCCATTTTCGAACTTAAACAGCTGATCATTCAGAAACGTACAAATCTGCTCTCGCACCCACAGGGCACCTTCGTCCGAACCGTACGTCAGCGGATGCCTGTTATAGGGGTCGTTATCGTACTCCCTGGTCTCGGGCCCCAATATAGCCGCAGTCGCTTGAATTACTGCTTCTCGAGGCAGCAACCTCGAGCTCGGATGGCccttgaagaaattgatttcCTTGTATTTCATTACCGCTTGCTAGCACGCGTTGTTCCTTGTTACAGCGATGCTCCACCCAGATTTATGTGTTGATTTCAAATCCTCTTCTCTTTATCACTAGTTCGGCATCCAGCAGCGGCAGCCCGCGATAACTTTGACGGAACTCCGCCAGCACACGTCGCGCCTGCGCTGGGCCGGGAACATGCCAAAGGACACCAGCCAGTAGTAGCGGTAGTGACCATTCGTTCTTTATCACTAGGGGCTGTCGTCCAAACAACGCCAGGGCAGCTGCTTGCTCATCTTGCTGCATCAATGCTATGCCCATAGCCTTGGTCATTTGCGGGAAGTCGCGCAGCCTTAATGGCGGCTGCCCTGGTAGCGTATCCATCTCCTGCAAGAATACCTTCCACTTTTCCCTGAGCGCCGTGGAGTGCATTGTGCCACGCGCAAACGCTTCGACTTTAATCCGTCTAAGCTCATACTCAATCAGTTCATCTTCTGGGCTGGTGCGACGATCGCGATTCATCGCCTGGTAGTGCTGGAGGAACTGCGCGGGTAAGAAGAGCCTGTCCTGGTACAATGCTACGCCAGCCATTTCACATAGCAGGCGGCCCTCTACTGGCAACCGGCGTGGCATCACATGCTGATACCACATGTATGCTATAGTGTCGGCATGGGCAAGCGCAGCGGCTCGCGCTAGCATCGTGTGCAGCAGCTCCACATCCACGCTGGTCTGCTGCTGCTGACGCAGCAGCGCCAGTGCATCGGACATTTTCCCGTTTAAACTGCTTAACAGTATTCGCGACCGCACATCGGTGGTCACCAGTCTTTTCGTGATAGTCAACATGACGTGTTCCGTTCTTATGTTCGAGCTAATGCCTCGTCTGCTCTTCCACGTTCAGATGTTCCCTTGATTGCTCAAAACACTCTCAGCAGGCCGAGATTTCGATTTTAGCCAGCAGTACGGAAGTAATCCGAGccatgaaaaatttaaccAGTGGCTCGCCCTCTATACGTATCTGTTCACGTACAAGCGGAGCCACAGAATAACCTCCCCGACGATGTTCAAACTCACCTCTCGACTCGTCACGTCAAGGTTTGCTGCCTCTTCCAGACTGGCCACCGCTCGAACCATAGTATTGCCCCGGCCCCATCCGTCATGGATCTCTTTTCAGGCCAAAAGATTTAATTCGACGGGCCCAAATGCCAACGATGTCTCGGAAATCCAAACCCAGTTGCCTTCCATCGATGAATTAACCTCTTCAGCTCCTTCTCTTTCCGCTTCTACTTCGGACCTTATCGCTAACACGACCCAAACAGTGGGCGAGTTGTCCTCCCATATAGGGTACTTAAATAGCATTGGCCTGGCCCAAACCTGGTACTGGCCCTCGGACATTATCCAACACGTCTTGGAGGCCGTTCATGTTTACTCTGGGTTGCCTTGGTGGGGAACTATCGCGGCCACCACCATCCTCATTCGATGCCTGATGTTTCCCCTCTATGTCAAGTCCTCTGATACTGTTGCTAGAAATTCCCATATCAAGCCCGAGCTGGACGCCTTGAATAATAAGCTAATGTCCACTACAGATTTGCAACAAGGTCAGCTAGTCGCCAtgcaaaggaaaaaactgCTCTCCTCGCACGGCATTAAGAACAGATGGCTGGCCGCACCCATGCTACAAATTCCAATCGCCCTTGGGTTTTTCAACGCATTGAGACACATGGCTAACTACCCAGTAGATGGGTTCGCTAATCAAGGTGTCGCTTGGTTTACAGACTTGACTCAAGCAGACCCTTACTTAGGTTTGCAAGTAATCACTGCCGCTGTGTTCATCTCATTTACAAGGCTGGGGGGTGAGACTGGTGCTCAACAATTCAGTTCTCCCATGAAGCGTCTTTTCACTATTCTACCGATCATTTCTATACCGGCCACAATGAACTTATCGTCCGCTGTGGTCCTCTACTTTGCCTTTAATGGTGCCTTCTCCGTCCTACAGACAATGATTTTGAGAAACAAATGGGTTCGTTCGAAACTGAAGATAACAGAAGTAGCTAAACCAAGGACTCCTATCGCTGGCGCTTCCCCCACAGAGAACATGGGCATCTTCCAATCATTAAAACATAACATTCAAAAGGCAAGAGATCAGGCGGAAAGAAGGCAATTGATGCAAGATAATGAGAAGAAGTTACAAGAAAGCTTCAAGGAGAAGAGGCAGAAttccaaaatcaaaattgttCACAAATCAAACTTCattaataacaaaaaatgaataaagGCTCTATATCTCTCtgtaaatataaaaatataaaactCAAACCCTCGATAGGCGGgaccaaattttttctctctcaGCAGTGGATTGTATACATTTACCACGAAAATTGTTTATTGCTTGAAATAATCATTTGGATTCTTAATAAAATCTTGCAGGATTGTCTGAACTGCACCTAATCTGGACCCCATGCTGTTGGCTAAGTCTTCTTGGTTTATAAAACTCATGGAAAATACAATAGCCAAGTTTGATGCGTccattttattatttacaaCATGCTGATGTACTTTATTCAAATGAAATacaattcttttcaaagtttGGTAATAGCATGTAGGTAACTTTTGGAGTAACTCATTCATCATTCTCttgtattcttcatttACCATTGCATGTGCTTTATACTTAATCGCCAAATCGGTAAAGTCGTTCACCATAGCatgagaaaataaagaatcTGGTAACTCTCTTAAATACATCTTAAAACAGCCTGCGATCGCATTCACTTCAAACCATCTATCGTCCTCTAATGTAAAGGAATTATCTGTTGCACCTTCTTCGTCAAATGCGTTCTTTAGTGCATTTATACTGCCGATGGAACCAGGAATTCTGTACAATCCCACTTCATCTAGCCCACGCAGCTCAATCTCTTCCAGCAATTTCACAACAATTGTAGGTATCAAGGTATTCTCTCTTTCACAAACGTCTTCTAATGGTACCCCAAATATCTTATTATGAGTTTTAcctttatattttttcgAATGGAATGAAAATCTCTTGGAAGCCTTGATCATTTTTATCCATTCTGTGAGGTCACTAGAACTAGCCGTTTGAATCAGATATTCATGGCCATTTTGCATAACTATCTTGAACGCATAGTAGTAAGCCGGAATGTTTCTGTGATTGATTATTTCCATTATTGACTTGATTTCAAAGGTCTTCAAACTATAACTAGGTTTTAAGTCGTGTAGTTGCATGGAATCAACCTCTGGAAGTATACTTGGTAGAATGGATTTGTTACTTGAAACTTCTTGCGATAATATACTGTTGAGTGAATAATTAGAACTGGATGTGTTGAATCCACCGATTGAAAATGGTCTTCTGAAAAATCCacctatttttttactaacaCCATTATGGCTGGAATTTGACACTACTGATGATCTATTTGTGGAAAAGGAGGCCCTTGAATCTCTTCTATTCCTTGCTGAATTATTGCTTTCCATAACACTACCTAGAGAAGGCGTTTGACCGGTGTTCTTATTGATATTATAGCTATGATCGTTGTCACTATGAGTACCTGAGATAATAACAGACTTCCTATTCTTTTTCGGAACGGCCTGATGTAAAGCAGCAGAGTTCTTCAAgatcttttcttgatcGAGTAAAACCTCTAATTTTCTGGCTTCcctctttattttttcaatttcattgaCTAGTATTTCATTAAATACTCCCTGCTCTTGAAATCTCTCCGATATGGCTTCTGATTCTGA
Protein-coding regions in this window:
- the OXA1 gene encoding membrane insertase OXA1 (Mitochondrial inner membrane insertase; mediates the insertion of both mitochondrial- and nuclear-encoded proteins from the matrix into the inner membrane; also has a role in insertion of carrier proteins into the inner membrane; acts as a voltage-gated ion channel, activated by substrate peptides; interacts with mitochondrial ribosomes; conserved from bacteria to animals) produces the protein MFKLTSRLVTSRFAASSRLATARTIVLPRPHPSWISFQAKRFNSTGPNANDVSEIQTQLPSIDELTSSAPSLSASTSDLIANTTQTVGELSSHIGYLNSIGLAQTWYWPSDIIQHVLEAVHVYSGLPWWGTIAATTILIRCLMFPLYVKSSDTVARNSHIKPELDALNNKLMSTTDLQQGQLVAMQRKKLLSSHGIKNRWLAAPMLQIPIALGFFNALRHMANYPVDGFANQGVAWFTDLTQADPYLGLQVITAAVFISFTRLGGETGAQQFSSPMKRLFTILPIISIPATMNLSSAVVLYFAFNGAFSVLQTMILRNKWVRSKLKITEVAKPRTPIAGASPTENMGIFQSLKHNIQKARDQAERRQLMQDNEKKLQESFKEKRQNSKIKIVHKSNFINNKK
- the UBP3 gene encoding mRNA-binding ubiquitin-specific protease UBP3 (Ubiquitin-specific protease that cleaves Ub-protein fusions; interacts with cofactor Bre5p to regulate transport between ER and Golgi, deubiquitinating COPII and COPI proteins, Sec23p and Sec27p; mediates steady-state retention of Golgi membrane proteins with Bre5p; phosphorylation (S695) by Hog1p regulates transcriptional activation by osmostress; inhibits Ras/PKA signaling through Ira2p; inhibits silencing; role in ribophagy; protein abundance increases in response to DNA replication stress), yielding MNMQDANKEESYSMYPKTSSPPPPTPTNMQIPIYQAPLQMYGYTQAPYLYPTQIPAYSFNMVNQNQPIYHQSGSPHHLPPQNNINGGSTTNNNNINKKKWHSNGITNNNGSSGNQGANSSGSGMSYNKSHTYHHNYSNNHIPMMASPNSGSNAGMKKQTNSSNGNGSSATSPSYSSYNSSSQYDLYKFDVTKLKNLKENSSNLIQLPLFINTTEAEFAAASVQRYELNMKALNLNSESLENSSVEKSSAHHHTKSHSIPKHNEEVKTETHGEEEDAHDKKPHASKDAHELKKKTEVKKEDAKQDRNEKVIQEPQATVLPVVDKKEPEESVEENTSKTSSPSPSPPAAKSWSAIASDAIKSRQASNKTVSGSMVTKTPISGTTAGVSSTNMAAATIGKSSSPLLSKQPQKKDKKYVPPSTKGIEPLGSIALRMCFDPDFISYVLRNKDVENKIPVHSIIPRGIINRANICFMSSVLQVLLYCKPFIDVINVLSTRNTNSRVGTSSCKLLDACLTMYKQFDKETYEKKFLENADDAEKTTESDAKKSSKSKSFQHCATADAVKPDEFYKTLSTIPKFKDLQWGHQEDAEEFLTHLLDQLHEELISAIDGLTDNEIQNMLQSINDEQLKVFFIRNLSRYGKAEFIKNASPRLKELIEKYGVINDDSTEENGWHEVSGSSKRGKKTKTAAKRTVEIVPSPISKLFGGQFRSVLDIPNNKESQSITLDPFQTIQLDISDAGVNDLETAFKKFSEYELLPFKSSSGNDVEAKKQTFIDKLPQVLLIQFKRFSFINNVNKDNAMTNYNAYNGRIEKIRKKIKYGHELIIPEESMSSITLKNNTSGIDDRRYKLTGVIYHHGVSSDGGHYTADVYHSEHNKWYRIDDVNITELEDDDVLKGGEEASDSRTAYILMYQKRN
- a CDS encoding 2-aminoadipate transaminase (Protein with 2-aminoadipate transaminase activity; shares amino acid similarity with the aminotransferases Aro8p and Aro9p; YER152C is not an essential gene) encodes the protein MKYKEINFFKGHPSSRLLPREAVIQATAAILGPETREYDNDPYNRHPLTYGSDEGALWVREQICTFLNDQLFKFENGARSRTRADYLNLNSGASYGMLNILLQTTLPHNGYTRQAFIITPTYFLINNCFTDAGFKGKMTAINEQGHDSIDFESLISALEQHEAEPQPHSTTEMIQGPKLTKKVYRYVMYCIPTFANPSGNTYSLETRRRLIDIARKYDMLIITDDVYDILDYTTPSDELPSPPLRMVHIDRSTAPSGEDSFGNTVSNATFSKLIAPGLRFGYHESINANLARQLSKGGANVSGGTPSQLNSMIVGEMLRSGAAQRCIAHLRSVYSERATVLTSALKKYMPLGTEIMPLKGGYFTWITLPPAYNAMEISTILAKKFNVILADGSNFEVIGDEKNWGQSCFRLSISFLEVDDIDRGIELFGAVCKSHAITNNITM
- the SPI1 gene encoding Spi1p (GPI-anchored cell wall protein involved in weak acid resistance; basal expression requires Msn2p/Msn4p; expression is induced under conditions of stress and during the diauxic shift; SPI1 has a paralog, SED1, that arose from the whole genome duplication), with translation MLSNAKLLLSLAMASTALGLVSNSSSSVIVVPSSDATIAGNDTATPAPEPSSAAPIFYNSTATATQYEVVSEFTTYCPEPTTFVTNGATFTVTAPTTLTITNCPCTIEKPTSETSVSSTHDVETNSNAANARAIPGALGLAGAVMMLL
- the PET122 gene encoding Pet122p (Mitochondrial translational activator specific for the COX3 mRNA; acts together with Pet54p and Pet494p; located in the mitochondrial inner membrane), translated to MLTITKRLVTTDVRSRILLSSLNGKMSDALALLRQQQQTSVDVELLHTMLARAAALAHADTIAYMWYQHVMPRRLPVEGRLLCEMAGVALYQDRLFLPAQFLQHYQAMNRDRRTSPEDELIEYELRRIKVEAFARGTMHSTALREKWKVFLQEMDTLPGQPPLRLRDFPQMTKAMGIALMQQDEQAAALALFGRQPLVIKNEWSLPLLLAGVLWHVPGPAQARRVLAEFRQSYRGLPLLDAELVIKRRGFEINT